The genomic segment CAAAGGCACACCCGGTTATCAAGAACCTTATAGAGGTTCCATGATAACTTCTAAATCAAATTATACGAGGGGGTTAAAAAAAGTGCAGGAAGCAAAGGGTTTTACTTTGTGGTTTACCGGCCTTTCGGGGGCTGGGAAGTCAACGCTGGCCCACTTGGTGGCGGAGGAACTGAGGCGAAGGGGAAGGAAGGTGGAAATTCTCGACGGTGATGAGGTGAGGGAAAATCTAAGCAAGGGGCTGGGTTTCAGCAAAGAAGACCGGGATACCAATATTCTTAGAATTGGATATGTAGCCCGGCTGCTGGCCCGTAACGGGGTGATAGCCATTGCGGCGGCGATTTCTCCGTACCGGGAAACCAGAGAAAAGGTCCGGGAAGCCAACGGGGACTTCGTAGAGGTGTTCGTCAAGTGCCCTCTCGAAGAGTGTATCCGGCGAGATGTAAAAGGGTTGTATCAAAAAGCCCTGAAGGGAGAAATCCAACAATTTACCGGTATATCTGATCCCTACGAAGAGCCCTTAAATCCCGAGATCGTGGTAGAAACAGACCGGCAGGAACCGGAAGAAAGCGCCGTTTTGATAATAAGCTATCTGGAGGAACATGGCTATCTGGAGCCCGCCGACAGGATACAGGAGGGACGGAACGGTTGAAAAGAGGGCAGGTGAAAGTAGAAAGGATAACCGCGGACATCCTGATAATTGGCGGAGGAACTGCCGGTTGTATGGCTGCTGTGGCGGCCTGGGAAACAAACCCGGACTGCCGGGTGGTAGTTATGGAAAAAGCCCATATCGAAAGGAGCGGCTGTCTGGCGGCGGGGATAAACGCCTTGAACGCCTATCTTAATCCTGGAGAAACCCCGGAAAGTTTTCTCGAATATGTCCGGCGGGAGAGCTATGGCGTAGTACGGGATGACCTGGTATTGAGCATGGCGGTGAGGTTGAAGGATATAGTAAAAAAGTTGGAAAAGTGGGGGCTTCCTATACCAAGGGATGAACATGGTAATTACCTCGCCCGGGGTCGCCGTAGCATCCATGTATACGGGGAAAGGATAAAACCGCTTCTTGCCCGGGCAGTGGCCCGGTCGGGGGCCCTGGTATTGAACCGGACGGTGGCCACCGACTATATCGTCATGGATGGTCGGGTGATGGGGGCGTTTGGTTTTAACGTTCGTACCGGGGACTTTTATGTAGTAGCGGCGCAGAAGGTAATCTGCACTACGGGAGGAGCGGCGGGAATTTATCTTCCCTGCCATCCCTTAAGTGCTCCCCACCGGACATGGTACTCTCCTTTTAATACAGGTACGGGCTATGCCATGGGGATTAGGGCGGGGGCGGAAATGACCAGTTTGGAGGCACGGTTTATTGCCCTACGGGTGAAAGATACTCTAGCTCCGACGGGAACAGTAGCGCAGGGACTGCCCATCCCTCAGGTCAACAGCCGGGGTGAAAAATATTTGGAGCCGCTGAAGGGGTGTACGACGGCGATGCGACTTTGGGCCACCATGGAAGAAATTCAGGGAGGCAGGGGGCCCTGCTTTCTGGATACTCGGGTTCTGTCACCGGGGCAGAGCCGGAAGTTGAAAGAAGCTTATCTAAACATGACCCCGGCCATGGTGTTGTATTGGGCTAACCGGGGGACAGAGCCCCAGGAAGCGCCGTTGGAGGTGAGCGGTACTGAACCTTATATTGTAGGGGGGCACGGTCTGGCGGGTTACTGGGTGGATGAACGCAGGCGGACCACTTTACCCGGTCTCTACGCAGCAGGAGATGCTGCCGGTGGCGCACCTAAAAAATATGCCAGCGGGTCTATGGTAGAAGGTCATATAGCCGGCAGCGATGCAGCCCATTCTTTAAATCGGGGTGGGCCGCCGGATATACCCGAAGAATTGGTCCGGAGCAAATTAGAGGAGATATATGCCCCTTTTAAAAAGAACCAAGGAGTTTCTGCTGTTGAGTTGGAGACGGCGCTGCAGGAAGTTATGGACTACTACGCTGGGGGTATCGGCAGGGGTTACGGGACCAGTGAAAAACTGCTTGCGACCGCCCGGGAGAAGGTGGCTGAACTGAAAAAACAGGTAACAGAAATGTCCGCAGAGGATAGCCATGACCTGATGAGGGTATGGGAGGTCAGGGACAAACTGGATTTGGCCGCGGCGGTGATAGAGCATCTTTTGTACCGCCGGGAGACGCGCTGGCCCTGTTATCAAGTCCGCTGGGATTATCCCTTTCGGGATGACCGGCGCTGGCTGGTTTTTGTAAATTCAATATATGATGCGGAAGAGGAAAGGTTTAATATGCTGGAAAGACCGGTAGGGGGGAAGGCGTATGCCGGTGGACGTAAACTTGGCTTTATGTAACGGCTGTCCTGGAGCTTCGGAACCTCCGTGCATGCGGGTATGCCCGGGTGACTTGCTGTATCGGGGGGAAAATGGGATACGCCTGAGAGACCCGCGGCGGTGTTGGGATTGTGCCGCCTGCATCAAGGTATGCCCAAGGGAAGCTCTGGCTATGTACCTGCCGGTTTCGCTGGGAGGACGGGGAGCCCGGCTGAAAGCCCGGGCTTTGGCCGGACAGACCAGGTGGCGCTGTATTTATCCTGACGGGAAAGAGGAAGTTTTTGAACTGCCGGCTGTGAAGCAAGAATAGTGAAAAGCGCACCTTGAAGGTGCGCTTCGGTATTTCTGGTGGCTATTGCTGGTACTGCTGTTGCTGCTGAGGCTGGGCAATTTTATCGGCGTATCCTGGTCTGTCATAAAAAGCTCCCTGGGCCTGCATACCCATCTGCTGACCGGTAGCCTGGGCAGCTTGCTGGGGCTCAATCTGCGGGCCGACTCTTTCGGCCCATCCCGGACGGTCATATTGAGCCTGTAGCCCTGTTTGTTGTGCGAGAGGTTGGGCCTGGAACTGCTGGCCGAATTGTTGGGCCTGGAAAGGTTGGGCCTGGAAACCGGTCTGCATGGGCTGAGCCGGTTGTGCCCATTGCTGTTGTTGTTTCTGAGCTTGAGTCATAGCGACGGTGGTAGAGATTTGCTGTACCAGGTTGTTCATTTGCTGCATTTGCTGGCCTATTTGGGTGCACATTTGAGCCAGACGCTGTAGTTGTTGAGTAGCACTGGATTCGGCCTGTTGCAGTCTTTGAAGTTGGGCCTGGTTGCTTTGTTCAGAGCGTTGCAGCTGGTTGGCCAACTGGGTAATAGAATTCAGCTGCTGCTGGAACTGGGCCAGTTGTTGCTGTAGTTGACGAATTTGGTCCACAGTTTTCACCTCCTTCTATGTAGGATTTTTGGTTGGGTACGTTTCCATATGGTAGTATGCGTAAAATTAAGAGTGGTATTAGTGGAAATAACTGTTTATTAATACAAATTATTCGTTCTCTCCTTATTCATTTCTGTGTTATATTTAAGATAGTCAATTATTAACTTAAGGCAGGAGGATTTTCATGGGTGAAACTGTGCTGGTAGTGGATGACGAAGAAAATATTGTGGAACTGGTTTCTTTCAACTTAGAAAGTGCAGGTTATCAAGTGCTGAAAGCTTATGATGGAAGGGAAGCTCTGGAGAAGGCGTTGGAATGCAAGCCGGACTTGATAGTGCTCGACGTAATGCTTCCTGAGTTGGATGGGTTCGAAGTCTGCCGGAGGTTGCGGGCGCGGCTGAATATTCCTATTCTCATGCTGACGGCGCGCAAAGAAGAGATTGACCGAGTGTTGGGACTGGAAATAGGGGCTGACGACTACCTTACCAAACCTTTTAGTCCTAGGGAACTGGTGGCTCGGGTAAAAGCGATCTTACGAAGGAGCAATTGGACAAACAAGGAGACACGTCAGCTCAAGGTAGGCTACCTGGAACTGGAGCCGGAAAAGCACCGGGTGACCGTAAAAGGTATTCCGGTCAACCTGACCCTCAAAGAATTTGAGCTGCTGGAGCTCCTGGCGCGTAATCCCGGGCGGGTATTCAGCCGGGAAGAGTTGTTGGAAAAAGTGTGGGGTTATGATTATCCCGGAGAAACCCGCACTATCGATGTGCATATTCGTCATCTGCGGCAGAAAATTGAGGAAAACCCCAGTCAACCCCGTTACATCTTGACGGTGCGCGGGGTGGGATACAAGTTTGAGGAGCCGTTAGAATGCTGAAAAGTATTCGCTGGAAACTCACCTTAACTTACCTTATAGTCACCGTTTTGGCTACTACGGCGGTGGGCTTTTCCGTGCTGGGACCGCTGGAGCGGCGGGCGACGACTTCCCTGCAGGATAAGCTGTTGGCCGAGGCCAAGCTGATCAGAGAAGTGGTAGGCCCGGAGTTGGCCCGGAATGAATACCAAGCGGTCGGGCGGGAGGTAGACCGACTGGGCCGTTCTATCGATTCCCGTATTACCGTCGTTGCCGCCGATGGTTTGGTGATTGGGGATTCCTGGGAAAACCCTTCCGCTATGGAGAACCATGCCGACCGGCCGGAAATACAGGAGGCGCTCCGGGGGAACATGGGAACTGTCACCCGTTACAGCCGCACTTTGAAAACGAAAATGATATATGTAGCGGTGCCGGTGGAAAGGGACGGGGAGATAATAGGGTCGGTGCGCGTTTCCGTTCCCCTTACCGAAGTCCAGGCTATGTTAGGGCGGTTCAGGCGAATAGTTATCGGCGGCATTGTTTTTGCCACTCTGGTTGTTTTTACTTTAAGCGTACAGATCGGCCGTTCTCTGTCCCGGCCGGTAGAGGAAATTAACAATGCCGCTCTGAAGATAGCCCGAGGTAATTTTCAACAGAAAGTATATTACCGGAGTCAAGATGAGATTGGTCAATTGGCCCAGACGATAAATTTTATGGCCCGCAGTTTAAAGGAAAAAGTGGAAGAAATTTCAGAAAGCCGGAATAGACTGGAAACTGTTTTGAGCCATATGAGTAGCGGGGTGGTGTTTTTAGACCCGGAGGGTAGAATCCAGCTTATGAATCCCGCGGCGGAAAAAATGCTCCGGGTAAGTGAGGAAGACAGCAGGGGAAAGCATAACCTGGCGGTCTTCAGGAACTACGGATTGAATGAAAAAGTAAATGAAGTTATGGAGAAGAGGAGCGCAATTACCTATGAGTTTACCCTGGTTTACCCGAAGAAGCAGGTCCTGGAAGTAAATCTGGCGCCGGTCGAGGGTGAACAACGACAACTCCTGGGGGTAGTGGCGGTATTCCATGATATCTCCGAGTTGCGCAGGGTGGAGCAGGTAAAAAGCGAGTTTGTAGCCAACGTGTCCCACGAGTTGCGTACGCCTGTTACCTCCATTAAGGGGTTCACAGAAACGCTGTTGGACGGAGCCCTGGAGGAACCGGAAACAGCACGCAGATTTGTAACCATTATTGACAAGGAGGCCTCCCGCCTGGCCAGGTTAATTGAGGATCTTTTGGAACTGTCGCTAATAGAATCGGGAAAGGTTCCGGTTAGAAAGAAGGCATGTCGTTTGGGTGAAGTGGTGGAAAAAACGCTGGCTTACATGCAGCCTTATATTGAACGCAAAAAGCTTGAAATCAAAATTGAGATTCCGGAAACGTTGCAGGTTATGGCCGATATGGATGCTCTGCAACAGGTGTTGAGTAATCTGATCGACAATGCCGTGAAATATACTCCTGAAGGAGGAGCAATTATCGTTAGCGGAGAGCGGCTGGGGAAAGAGGTGAAAGTTACCGTTCGAGATACGGGAACCGGAATATCACCTCAGGACCTCCCCAGGGTTTTTGAAAGGTTTTACCGCGTGGATAAAGCGCGCAGTCGAAAACAGGGGGGAACCGGCCTGGGGCTGGCTATTGTGAAACATATAGTTGAAGCGCATGGGGGTAAGGTCGGCGCGGAAAGCGAGATGGGAAAAGGTTCTAGCTTTTGGTTCACCCTACCCGACGCTCAGCACGGATAAACCTAGGTGTCAAGTTTGGGGACGGTTCTGAACTTGAATGAACTTGAATGTACAATATTTTCGTTTCAATCCTGCTTCAAAGTATTCTCTGCACCCCTGCGGTACGGAGTATTGAAGGCCTGCTTAACCTACGCTTTGGGCACACACCCGGTGAGGGTGTGTTTTTTTATGTTCTCCCTTTTGAACCTCTAGGTTTTAAGAAGCATAGTTTATGCAGTAGACCAGGGGAAGTGAGGGAAGAAAATGAACTTCCTGTTGAAATACCGCCGCCCGGTTGATATTAAGTGGAAATACCGGTATCACGCCGATGTTGTGCGTTGGGCGGTAGAAACCCTGGGCAATGATGGCCGGGAAAGTTATGATTTCTACCGCGAAAAAAATGAAACTACCGGGATGAACTATACAGAAATTCTGCAGAAGGGGACCATAGATGCCGACCTGCCTGGTAGCTGGGGATATGTTTATCACTGGTTGCACTTTCACCACCCGTGGCGCCATACCGGGTATTTTGATTGCAGGTACAGCGCGGGAAATGCTGTGGAAGCCAGGGTGGAGCGGGCCATACGCCAGTGGAGAAAGGGGTTAAACCACCTGGCAGTTTATCAGATAGGACGGGCCGTCCATGTTATACAGGACAGCTGGGTACCTTACCATGCGGCACTCACGGCAGGAAGAGGACATGGCGAGTTTGAGGAATGGGTTTACGAGCACGGGGAGGATTTCCGGGTATTGCGGGGCGGGTATTACCGGTGGGAACTGATCTTCCGGGATACCAGTTACGCTGACTATGGCCCCCACCGGATAAACAGCCAGACCCCTTACCACTGGGTGGAGATAGGTGCTCATACTTCTCTTTCCTGGTTTGAAAAATACCTGGATCGAGAACGCTTTCCCCAGTATAAAAAATATTTCTCGCGGGCCGCCTCCCAACTGGTACCGGGGTGTATCCGCTGTGTAGCAGGATTTCTTGATTTCTGTTATCACCGCTTGTTCCGGAATAAATAAATCTTAACAAACTCTTAACATTAGCATAACTCGGGATTAACGGAATTGTGTTAATCTTCTATTAGGTGAGGGGTTCCGCGGAATTCCAGGAAATTCGACAAAGGAGGAGAATTAATTTGAAAAAGGCGGTTTTATGGAGTGGGATTTTGTTGCTAGCTATGGCCTTTCTGCTTACCGGCTGTGCCAAGAATACCGGTGAAAGTGCAGAAACGAGCTTTATCCAGATCAAAGGTTCAGACACAGAGGTTAACCTAGTTCAACGGCTGGCGGAAAGTTACATGGACAAGCATCCTGAGATAGATATAGCCGTCACCGGTGGAGGTTCCGGAACGGGGATTGCAGCTTTGATTAAGGGTGAAGTAGATATTGCCAACTCATCTCGGGCGATTAAGGATGAAGAAATAGAGCAGGCAAAAGCCAATGGGGTAGAACCGGTAGCGGTGGCGATAGCCATGGACGGGCTTTCGGTTATAATCCATGCCGATAATCCGGTGGAAGCCCTTACGGTAGAACAAATCGGTAAGATTTTCCGCGGGGAGATTACCAACTGGAAAGAAGTTGGCGGGCCGGACATGGAAATCAGCATGTACGGGCGCCAGAGTAACTCCGGAACTTTCGTTTACTTCCGCGACCACGTTCTAAAAGGGGATTTTTCTCCGAAAGTTAAAAGGATGAACGGAAACGCCCAGATCGTGGAAAGCGTTAAGAACGACCCTGCCGGAATTGGTTATGTGGGAGTCGGCTATGTGGTTGGTCCGGAAGGCAAACAGGTAGAAGGCATTAAGGTCATAAAGGTGGCGAAAGATGAAAATTCTCCTCCGGCGACACCTCTTGACCCTGAAAATGTGAAGAACGGGTCTTACCCCCTGGCCAGGCCGCTGTACCAGTATGTCAACGGCAAGCCGGAAGGCGCGGTGCTGGAATTCATCAAGTATGAACTGAGCGAGGAAGGACAGCAGATAGCGGTAGAAGAAGGATTTTACCCGGTAAACCCGGAATATGCTAAGTTAAACGAGGCGAGTCTAAATTAAAATTAAGCTGGGGGATGGTGCCTTGCCCGGCAATCAGCCCTTACAATGAGTATTAACGATCGGTTAGCTTATGCTGAGTCTCGAGAATCAAAGCCAACTCATTCAAGTCAAGAACCGTCCCCAACTTGACAACTTGAAACAACTTGAAACCAACTTGAAACCAACTTGAAACTTGACAACTTAAATTGAGCAGGTGCCAAACTTGGTGAGAGCGAGGCCGGAGGCGGGCCCGAGCGCAGGACGCGCGAGGCCGGCAACTGAGCCAAGGATGGCGAATTTGCCGGGAAGCCCGCCGGAGACCGAGATCGAGCCCTAGTTTGGCCTGCGCGGATTTCCGGAGCAAGCGGGAATAATAGTGCCTGCCTAACCGTTTACTCCATGCGCTGGAGCAAGGAGGGGGAAAGTGAAGCGATTTCAGGAGGAATTTGCCCGCTGGTTTTTCCTGCTCAACGGGATTACGGTAATCTTCATTTTGGTCGGTATCTTCGTTCTTCTTTTACGCAACAGTATTCCTGCCTTTCGGGAAATCGAGTTTCTAG from the Calderihabitans maritimus genome contains:
- the cysC gene encoding adenylyl-sulfate kinase, whose amino-acid sequence is MQEAKGFTLWFTGLSGAGKSTLAHLVAEELRRRGRKVEILDGDEVRENLSKGLGFSKEDRDTNILRIGYVARLLARNGVIAIAAAISPYRETREKVREANGDFVEVFVKCPLEECIRRDVKGLYQKALKGEIQQFTGISDPYEEPLNPEIVVETDRQEPEESAVLIISYLEEHGYLEPADRIQEGRNG
- a CDS encoding adenylyl-sulfate reductase subunit alpha, yielding MKRGQVKVERITADILIIGGGTAGCMAAVAAWETNPDCRVVVMEKAHIERSGCLAAGINALNAYLNPGETPESFLEYVRRESYGVVRDDLVLSMAVRLKDIVKKLEKWGLPIPRDEHGNYLARGRRSIHVYGERIKPLLARAVARSGALVLNRTVATDYIVMDGRVMGAFGFNVRTGDFYVVAAQKVICTTGGAAGIYLPCHPLSAPHRTWYSPFNTGTGYAMGIRAGAEMTSLEARFIALRVKDTLAPTGTVAQGLPIPQVNSRGEKYLEPLKGCTTAMRLWATMEEIQGGRGPCFLDTRVLSPGQSRKLKEAYLNMTPAMVLYWANRGTEPQEAPLEVSGTEPYIVGGHGLAGYWVDERRRTTLPGLYAAGDAAGGAPKKYASGSMVEGHIAGSDAAHSLNRGGPPDIPEELVRSKLEEIYAPFKKNQGVSAVELETALQEVMDYYAGGIGRGYGTSEKLLATAREKVAELKKQVTEMSAEDSHDLMRVWEVRDKLDLAAAVIEHLLYRRETRWPCYQVRWDYPFRDDRRWLVFVNSIYDAEEERFNMLERPVGGKAYAGGRKLGFM
- a CDS encoding 4Fe-4S dicluster domain-containing protein, which codes for MPVDVNLALCNGCPGASEPPCMRVCPGDLLYRGENGIRLRDPRRCWDCAACIKVCPREALAMYLPVSLGGRGARLKARALAGQTRWRCIYPDGKEEVFELPAVKQE
- a CDS encoding response regulator transcription factor, which gives rise to MGETVLVVDDEENIVELVSFNLESAGYQVLKAYDGREALEKALECKPDLIVLDVMLPELDGFEVCRRLRARLNIPILMLTARKEEIDRVLGLEIGADDYLTKPFSPRELVARVKAILRRSNWTNKETRQLKVGYLELEPEKHRVTVKGIPVNLTLKEFELLELLARNPGRVFSREELLEKVWGYDYPGETRTIDVHIRHLRQKIEENPSQPRYILTVRGVGYKFEEPLEC
- the pnpS gene encoding two-component system histidine kinase PnpS, with translation MLKSIRWKLTLTYLIVTVLATTAVGFSVLGPLERRATTSLQDKLLAEAKLIREVVGPELARNEYQAVGREVDRLGRSIDSRITVVAADGLVIGDSWENPSAMENHADRPEIQEALRGNMGTVTRYSRTLKTKMIYVAVPVERDGEIIGSVRVSVPLTEVQAMLGRFRRIVIGGIVFATLVVFTLSVQIGRSLSRPVEEINNAALKIARGNFQQKVYYRSQDEIGQLAQTINFMARSLKEKVEEISESRNRLETVLSHMSSGVVFLDPEGRIQLMNPAAEKMLRVSEEDSRGKHNLAVFRNYGLNEKVNEVMEKRSAITYEFTLVYPKKQVLEVNLAPVEGEQRQLLGVVAVFHDISELRRVEQVKSEFVANVSHELRTPVTSIKGFTETLLDGALEEPETARRFVTIIDKEASRLARLIEDLLELSLIESGKVPVRKKACRLGEVVEKTLAYMQPYIERKKLEIKIEIPETLQVMADMDALQQVLSNLIDNAVKYTPEGGAIIVSGERLGKEVKVTVRDTGTGISPQDLPRVFERFYRVDKARSRKQGGTGLGLAIVKHIVEAHGGKVGAESEMGKGSSFWFTLPDAQHG
- a CDS encoding PstS family phosphate ABC transporter substrate-binding protein — protein: MKKAVLWSGILLLAMAFLLTGCAKNTGESAETSFIQIKGSDTEVNLVQRLAESYMDKHPEIDIAVTGGGSGTGIAALIKGEVDIANSSRAIKDEEIEQAKANGVEPVAVAIAMDGLSVIIHADNPVEALTVEQIGKIFRGEITNWKEVGGPDMEISMYGRQSNSGTFVYFRDHVLKGDFSPKVKRMNGNAQIVESVKNDPAGIGYVGVGYVVGPEGKQVEGIKVIKVAKDENSPPATPLDPENVKNGSYPLARPLYQYVNGKPEGAVLEFIKYELSEEGQQIAVEEGFYPVNPEYAKLNEASLN